One Nocardia iowensis DNA window includes the following coding sequences:
- a CDS encoding recombinase family protein, giving the protein MIYGYARAAHPWDLTVEVVSLRRSGCDEVFHDAYTEDDPREDWAHLIERVQPGDTIRFVEFDRVARDPDEAGFILDGLTELGVHSEFLVGRY; this is encoded by the coding sequence ATGATCTACGGCTACGCCCGCGCCGCCCATCCTTGGGACCTCACCGTCGAAGTGGTCTCCCTCCGTCGCTCCGGTTGCGATGAGGTGTTCCACGATGCCTACACCGAGGACGATCCGCGCGAAGACTGGGCGCACCTGATCGAGCGCGTGCAACCGGGAGACACAATCCGGTTCGTGGAGTTCGATCGGGTAGCCCGCGACCCCGACGAGGCAGGGTTCATCCTGGACGGCTTGACCGAACTCGGCGTGCACTCTGAGTTCCTGGTCGGACGGTACTGA
- a CDS encoding serine/threonine-protein kinase, with protein MAISPGTIVGGYRIQRVLGAGGMGTVYLAKHPSLPRMDALKVLSGELSNDHEFRTRFEREANLAAGLDHPNIVSVYNRGEEDGRLWIAMQYVDGTDAAAELARDRHSMNPLRALRITTEVGKGLDYAHRKGLLHRDVKPANFLLSSTEGDDERVLLTDFGVAKSNDDTTELTQTGSFVATIAYAPPEQLVGGHLDHRADIYSLACAFFKLLTGRNPYPATQPALVMMGHLHEPPPLATAVDPGLPQAIDHVFARAMAKNPTERFNTCREFTDAAASALTPGHNPVRTNTSPTYPVQVFDPRPNTDPRVGISSPHPVAPAASGSRKRWVVGAGVGAVVVALAAGLGIWALGANESSGTDTPTASATAAASSVPSIEQARFANPAFRGKTVTVVDVPRNKQLAIFLGGTEQTKFFEDLGFVYNLNYLRQGDEPSLRALPSAGSLEVAADSYVLAVRSDEDAGGGGLRGLPYQVAGTRATVIPVDDPEVVAALRNWTPASDQILLDKLVPLLQKRVR; from the coding sequence ATGGCGATAAGCCCCGGCACCATCGTGGGCGGGTACCGCATACAGCGGGTGCTCGGTGCCGGCGGCATGGGGACGGTCTACCTGGCCAAACATCCGAGTCTGCCGCGGATGGACGCGTTGAAGGTGCTCAGTGGCGAACTGAGCAACGACCACGAGTTCCGCACCCGCTTCGAACGCGAAGCCAATCTCGCTGCCGGCCTTGACCATCCGAACATCGTCTCGGTGTACAACCGCGGCGAAGAAGACGGACGACTGTGGATCGCCATGCAGTATGTCGACGGCACCGACGCCGCCGCGGAACTGGCTCGCGATCGTCATTCGATGAATCCGCTACGCGCCCTGCGTATTACCACCGAAGTCGGCAAAGGCCTCGACTACGCGCACCGAAAAGGCTTGCTGCACCGCGACGTCAAGCCCGCCAATTTCCTGCTCTCCTCCACCGAGGGCGACGACGAACGCGTCCTGCTCACCGATTTCGGCGTGGCCAAGTCCAACGACGACACCACCGAACTCACTCAGACCGGCAGCTTCGTCGCCACCATCGCCTACGCCCCGCCTGAGCAACTCGTCGGCGGTCATCTCGATCACCGGGCCGACATCTACAGCCTGGCCTGCGCCTTCTTCAAGCTCCTCACCGGCAGGAATCCCTACCCGGCAACGCAACCCGCGCTGGTGATGATGGGCCACCTACACGAGCCGCCGCCGCTGGCCACCGCGGTCGATCCCGGCCTGCCGCAGGCCATCGACCACGTCTTCGCCAGGGCAATGGCGAAGAATCCCACCGAACGTTTCAACACCTGCCGCGAATTCACGGATGCGGCCGCGAGCGCGCTCACCCCGGGCCACAACCCCGTGCGGACCAATACCTCGCCGACCTATCCCGTTCAGGTCTTCGATCCACGGCCGAATACCGATCCCCGCGTGGGGATCTCGTCGCCACACCCGGTGGCGCCCGCGGCATCCGGCTCCCGCAAACGCTGGGTCGTCGGGGCTGGTGTCGGCGCGGTAGTGGTCGCCCTCGCGGCGGGTCTCGGGATCTGGGCACTCGGTGCCAACGAATCCTCCGGCACCGACACCCCGACGGCCAGTGCTACCGCCGCCGCGAGCTCCGTGCCGTCGATAGAGCAGGCCCGATTCGCCAATCCGGCCTTCCGCGGAAAGACCGTCACCGTGGTGGACGTGCCACGGAACAAGCAGCTGGCGATCTTCCTCGGCGGCACCGAGCAGACGAAGTTCTTCGAAGACCTGGGTTTTGTCTACAACCTCAACTACCTCAGGCAGGGTGATGAACCGTCGCTGCGCGCGCTGCCCTCGGCGGGCTCGCTGGAGGTCGCGGCAGACAGCTACGTCCTCGCGGTGCGCAGCGACGAGGACGCAGGCGGCGGCGGGCTGCGCGGCCTGCCCTATCAGGTCGCGGGTACCCGGGCCACCGTCATCCCCGTCGACGATCCCGAAGTTGTAGCCGCCCTGCGCAATTGGACTCCTGCCTCGGACCAGATACTGCTCGACAAGCTGGTCCCGCTCTTACAGAAGCGGGTGAGGTAG
- a CDS encoding DUF7373 family lipoprotein, whose translation MRKSLRTLAAALAVLSVSTAGCGSDSAASDSTPLVDIGQLDVGSYATTPREIGKPGLDRARLTEGQRLASFVPLPMDIDPRFTIQSGSDTNAIRGFIETVYTIGISGDSFRTNTPGFTAGFYSLGYSEHDILIATSLENTVLLFSDQQAATLAAAALAQTVAAEKGLSEPVDISKHRDALASWKPGTQELYSFQASGQYVIYTAIKDAAKKAVGTVDLPAMVELAEKSLDAIATRLRAFRPTPPDKLTDVPLDHDGMFGRSLPRPNEDAWRNPPGLYDADGALHLSNDPVRDKKLFGEAGVDWMANYAGHLYRAANPEGAQDIRDSHGALSRIYRRIDAPKNLPDARCRELRVKNLFVPRFHCVVSFDRYTGEVWSHQLIDVHQRISAQYAILAKAK comes from the coding sequence ATGCGGAAATCTTTGCGGACACTGGCCGCCGCGCTAGCCGTGCTGTCGGTGAGCACGGCCGGATGCGGATCGGACTCCGCAGCATCGGATTCCACGCCGCTGGTCGATATCGGTCAGCTCGACGTCGGCAGCTACGCGACGACACCGCGGGAGATCGGCAAGCCCGGACTCGACCGTGCGCGACTCACCGAGGGCCAGCGCCTCGCGAGCTTTGTCCCGTTGCCGATGGACATCGACCCCCGGTTCACCATCCAGTCCGGCTCCGATACCAACGCAATCCGGGGATTCATCGAAACCGTATATACCATCGGGATTTCCGGTGACAGCTTCCGGACGAATACACCGGGCTTCACCGCGGGTTTCTATAGCCTCGGGTATTCCGAGCACGATATTTTGATCGCCACCAGCCTCGAGAACACCGTGCTGTTGTTTTCCGACCAGCAGGCCGCCACGCTGGCCGCAGCTGCTCTCGCACAGACCGTCGCCGCGGAAAAGGGGCTGAGTGAACCGGTTGACATCAGCAAACATCGAGACGCGCTCGCATCCTGGAAACCAGGGACGCAGGAGCTGTACTCGTTCCAGGCCAGCGGGCAGTACGTCATCTACACCGCGATCAAGGATGCAGCCAAAAAGGCGGTCGGCACCGTCGACCTTCCTGCCATGGTCGAGCTCGCGGAAAAGAGCCTCGATGCGATCGCGACCCGGCTGCGTGCGTTCCGCCCTACGCCGCCGGACAAGTTGACGGACGTCCCACTCGACCACGACGGTATGTTCGGCCGCTCACTTCCGCGGCCGAACGAAGACGCTTGGCGCAACCCGCCCGGCCTCTACGACGCCGACGGCGCGCTCCATCTGTCCAATGATCCGGTGCGCGACAAGAAGCTGTTCGGCGAAGCCGGTGTCGACTGGATGGCGAACTACGCGGGTCATCTCTACCGTGCTGCGAATCCCGAAGGCGCACAAGATATTCGGGACAGCCACGGCGCGCTGAGCCGGATTTATCGCCGAATAGACGCACCGAAGAATCTTCCCGACGCGCGCTGCCGTGAGCTTCGCGTGAAGAATCTGTTCGTCCCCAGATTTCATTGCGTAGTGTCCTTCGACCGCTATACGGGGGAGGTGTGGTCGCATCAGCTGATCGATGTACACCAACGAATCTCGGCGCAGTACGCGATTCTGGCGAAGGCGAAGTGA
- a CDS encoding SAM-dependent methyltransferase has translation MADEVFEVVPVAHVIGGRSEPTDDHWGGTEAIIRIDDSRFTEESVQGLEAFSHLEIVFRFHLTDQADLHFGARSARDNPEWPKVGIFGHRNMRRLNWLGVSRTRLLRVDGLDLHVAELDAVDGTPVLDIKPWFAEFGPRGEVRQASWSVEMLKDYF, from the coding sequence ATGGCTGACGAAGTGTTCGAAGTGGTCCCGGTTGCCCACGTGATTGGTGGCCGCAGCGAACCTACGGACGATCACTGGGGAGGCACCGAAGCGATCATTCGCATTGATGACTCCCGGTTCACCGAAGAGTCGGTACAGGGGCTGGAGGCGTTCAGCCATCTTGAGATCGTGTTCCGGTTCCACCTCACGGATCAAGCGGATCTGCACTTCGGTGCGCGAAGCGCCCGCGACAATCCTGAGTGGCCGAAGGTCGGCATCTTCGGCCATAGGAATATGCGGCGGCTCAACTGGCTGGGGGTCTCCCGCACTCGACTGCTTCGGGTCGACGGCCTGGACCTCCACGTTGCCGAACTGGATGCCGTGGACGGAACACCCGTGCTGGACATCAAGCCGTGGTTTGCGGAGTTCGGTCCACGCGGAGAAGTCCGGCAAGCTTCATGGTCTGTCGAGATGCTGAAGGACTATTTCTAG
- a CDS encoding DUF7373 family lipoprotein produces the protein MKRAFVLPIVALLAVGLTACGSSVSGTAQPAEVDIRKLDTGSYPTEPLNAHDDDYQPDFTSMPHVAAMRLADYVVPAYEIDPHLKYAQLPFEITRGLLPAELGNEGDMKPVAERNKLLFGLRTTGFDKKTSLITAGWPSKIAKNSTTISTIVMQFPDTERAVAAAAEFYDADFATYRDQNQPVPLSKYPAAHAHWRPGSSFLRVTLAHGPYVVAFLVSTNGPDLNALTALAEKSYDTQLPVLDQLKPVTEEELYQLPWDPDQLLSRALNPNKFERPDIGSQALYRVRGIVQHADDLSVATPRFRAMNADRFAVSDGTIVARTSDSAAAKRIVAERLMPAPVSHDTDPPPNVPDSACVENKRDPLDFGIKRFTCAVAYRQFAGFVTGNQLLDVHQRAAAQYAIFANSR, from the coding sequence ATGAAACGCGCGTTCGTCCTACCCATCGTCGCCTTGCTGGCCGTCGGTCTCACCGCCTGCGGCTCGAGCGTGTCCGGGACCGCACAACCGGCCGAGGTCGATATTCGCAAGCTCGATACCGGTTCCTACCCCACCGAGCCGCTCAATGCGCACGACGACGACTACCAACCCGATTTCACCAGCATGCCGCACGTCGCCGCCATGCGGTTGGCGGACTATGTGGTACCCGCCTACGAAATAGACCCGCACCTGAAATATGCCCAGCTGCCCTTCGAGATCACCCGCGGACTCTTGCCCGCCGAGCTGGGAAACGAAGGCGACATGAAGCCGGTCGCCGAGCGGAACAAATTGCTGTTCGGCTTGCGGACAACCGGTTTCGATAAGAAGACCTCACTCATCACGGCTGGGTGGCCGAGCAAGATAGCGAAGAACTCGACGACCATCTCGACAATCGTCATGCAGTTTCCCGACACGGAGCGAGCGGTCGCGGCCGCGGCCGAGTTCTACGACGCCGATTTCGCCACCTACCGGGATCAGAACCAGCCGGTGCCGCTATCGAAGTACCCCGCCGCCCACGCACATTGGCGTCCGGGCTCGTCATTTCTGCGCGTCACCCTCGCACACGGGCCCTACGTCGTCGCCTTTCTCGTCTCTACCAACGGACCAGACCTGAACGCGCTGACCGCACTGGCCGAAAAGTCGTACGACACCCAGCTTCCCGTGCTGGACCAGCTGAAACCGGTCACCGAAGAAGAGCTGTATCAGCTGCCGTGGGATCCCGACCAGCTTCTGAGTCGCGCGTTGAACCCCAACAAATTCGAACGACCGGACATCGGCAGTCAAGCGCTCTACCGAGTACGCGGCATTGTGCAGCACGCCGATGACCTGAGCGTCGCAACACCGCGCTTCCGCGCGATGAATGCGGACCGGTTCGCCGTTTCCGACGGCACTATCGTGGCCCGCACATCCGACTCGGCGGCGGCGAAGCGGATTGTCGCCGAACGCCTTATGCCCGCGCCGGTATCGCACGATACCGATCCGCCCCCGAACGTTCCGGATTCGGCCTGCGTCGAGAACAAGCGCGATCCACTCGACTTCGGCATCAAACGATTCACCTGTGCCGTCGCTTACCGGCAGTTCGCCGGATTCGTGACCGGAAACCAGTTGCTCGACGTGCACCAACGGGCCGCCGCGCAGTACGCAATCTTCGCGAACAGTCGGTAA
- a CDS encoding DUF7373 family lipoprotein gives MQRSAKPTPLRTAFAASVTAALVVVGGACGSDERTDAPAPSVDLSLLDVGNYDTKPRQLGTAKNLEQARMIEAERLGNFVPAPLDIDPRFVHGNAFVATVFIEPKYSLGKIMAVDRFAEAAPDFVAGFQSYGRTEKDARGIDLMNAVMIFPDEQKAAAAAAALERVDYEASDRNTSVAIPKYPAAHAHWQPHQQSIGSWYATGKFVVYTWIYDYLKIYIEKVDLPALVALVEKSLDTVVPSIAEFSPTPPDQLMTLPIDMDGMLERTIARPKEDAWLNPPGAYHGRTALHFVNNPADTARDIEKAGVDRYATNGVDLYRARDAAAASTLQKDIGGLSKRFKRAESPANLPAADCQEYIGRGNLAIRFYCSVAYGRYAAFSASHQLLDAQQRISAEYTVLVNAR, from the coding sequence TTGCAGCGCAGCGCGAAGCCGACGCCGCTCCGGACGGCCTTTGCCGCGAGCGTGACGGCGGCACTGGTGGTTGTCGGCGGCGCGTGCGGTTCGGACGAGCGGACGGACGCCCCGGCCCCTTCGGTCGATCTCAGCCTGCTCGACGTGGGAAATTACGATACGAAACCGCGCCAACTGGGCACGGCGAAGAACCTCGAACAGGCCAGGATGATCGAGGCGGAGCGGCTGGGCAATTTCGTGCCCGCGCCGCTGGACATAGATCCCAGGTTCGTGCACGGCAATGCGTTCGTAGCAACGGTGTTCATCGAGCCGAAGTACTCCCTCGGCAAGATCATGGCCGTGGACCGGTTCGCCGAGGCCGCACCGGACTTCGTCGCGGGCTTCCAGAGCTACGGCCGCACCGAGAAAGACGCCCGTGGCATCGATTTGATGAACGCGGTGATGATCTTTCCGGACGAGCAGAAGGCCGCGGCCGCCGCCGCGGCGCTGGAGCGGGTCGACTACGAAGCCAGCGATCGAAACACTTCCGTCGCGATACCGAAGTACCCTGCGGCGCACGCCCATTGGCAGCCGCACCAGCAGTCCATCGGATCGTGGTACGCCACCGGCAAATTCGTCGTTTATACGTGGATCTATGACTACCTGAAGATCTACATCGAAAAGGTCGACCTACCCGCACTGGTGGCGCTGGTGGAGAAGAGCCTCGACACGGTGGTTCCGTCCATCGCCGAGTTCAGTCCAACCCCGCCCGACCAGCTGATGACCCTGCCGATCGACATGGACGGCATGCTCGAGCGCACCATCGCGCGACCGAAGGAAGATGCCTGGTTGAACCCGCCCGGCGCGTACCACGGCCGCACCGCGCTCCATTTCGTCAACAATCCGGCCGACACTGCCCGGGACATCGAGAAAGCGGGCGTCGATCGGTACGCGACGAACGGAGTCGATCTCTATCGAGCCCGCGATGCCGCCGCGGCGTCGACACTGCAGAAAGACATCGGCGGTCTCTCGAAGCGGTTCAAGCGCGCCGAATCTCCGGCGAATCTGCCCGCGGCCGACTGCCAGGAGTACATCGGCCGAGGGAACTTGGCGATCCGCTTCTACTGCTCGGTGGCCTACGGCCGCTACGCCGCGTTCTCGGCGTCGCACCAGTTGCTGGATGCCCAACAGCGGATCTCCGCCGAGTACACCGTGCTGGTGAATGCCCGATGA
- a CDS encoding DUF7373 family lipoprotein: protein MFRASRIALAASCIAMAGLLTGCGGVRGTATAGEVDVRQLEVGTYPVDRHQYDQYPGDKAALLEGMRMSDAVVPTVQIDPSLDVGRGSTVVAGAEHALDFVAKVSKSVFDNRKLITGYAASGADKPDPPGQTNPAPDATAVTNALFRFPDQAAAKLAARELEDVDIAVSAENQKLSSTKYPDAYIHWRPGVPTVGAFMAHKEFVISLFIQRPNPDSADLVSWVEKSLAAQLAQLDKFQATPQDKIEDLKVDPEGLLARVAVADRKGRTPDTATFAVFGANHMVHRAEDEAAHLRLVQDAGVDRQAIADDSYVARTRDTAAAQRLAQGLMESEGARYDPLDAPRDVPGAKCLQLNSKGDPEREYRFRCYVTYKRYVGVVTSDKEPDVRQKVAAEYALLANSL, encoded by the coding sequence ATGTTTCGGGCATCGCGCATCGCGCTCGCCGCGTCGTGTATCGCAATGGCCGGTCTGCTGACCGGATGCGGCGGCGTGCGGGGCACGGCTACCGCGGGCGAAGTGGACGTACGCCAACTGGAAGTCGGCACCTATCCGGTCGACCGGCACCAGTACGACCAGTACCCCGGCGACAAGGCCGCGTTACTCGAGGGCATGCGGATGTCCGACGCGGTGGTCCCGACCGTGCAGATCGATCCGTCCCTCGACGTCGGCCGGGGCAGCACCGTGGTGGCCGGTGCCGAGCACGCGCTCGATTTCGTCGCGAAGGTCTCCAAGTCGGTTTTCGACAACCGGAAGTTGATCACCGGTTACGCCGCGAGTGGTGCCGATAAGCCCGATCCGCCCGGCCAGACCAACCCGGCACCCGACGCCACCGCGGTCACCAACGCGTTGTTCCGCTTCCCGGACCAGGCGGCCGCGAAACTCGCCGCCCGCGAGCTGGAAGACGTCGACATCGCGGTCTCGGCGGAGAACCAAAAACTTTCGTCGACCAAGTACCCCGATGCCTATATCCATTGGCGCCCAGGCGTTCCCACCGTCGGCGCCTTCATGGCGCACAAGGAATTCGTCATCTCGTTGTTCATCCAGCGGCCGAACCCCGACAGCGCCGACCTGGTGAGCTGGGTCGAGAAGTCGCTGGCCGCGCAGCTCGCCCAGCTGGACAAGTTCCAGGCGACGCCGCAGGACAAGATCGAAGACCTGAAGGTCGATCCCGAGGGCCTGCTCGCCCGCGTCGCCGTCGCCGACCGCAAGGGCCGCACCCCCGACACCGCCACCTTCGCCGTCTTCGGCGCCAACCACATGGTGCATCGCGCCGAGGACGAAGCCGCGCACTTGCGACTGGTCCAGGACGCGGGCGTCGACCGCCAGGCCATCGCCGACGACAGTTACGTCGCCCGCACCCGCGACACCGCCGCCGCCCAGCGGCTGGCCCAGGGCCTGATGGAAAGCGAAGGCGCCCGCTACGATCCGCTCGACGCGCCGCGGGACGTTCCCGGTGCCAAGTGCCTGCAGCTCAACAGCAAGGGCGATCCCGAGCGGGAGTACCGGTTCCGGTGCTACGTCACGTACAAGCGGTATGTGGGTGTCGTGACCAGCGACAAAGAACCCGATGTCCGGCAAAAGGTGGCTGCCGAGTACGCGCTGCTGGCGAACAGTCTGTGA
- a CDS encoding FHA domain-containing protein yields MDRQVEVVFGTHAVARVAGAVVIVGHRGQDRPTPDSPAALALESLAELVREATEHEPNGPGALVARQATRWLMKHAEQISPGEPIDFGILSAAENGGVAIFLHGAVTAVLAGDGTIERYRGSDAAFTVDRVAGVPPRAVALFVDDAKGRIPELPVQRGIGWLVEGIVQAGGAIVWSDGARTWAPAGVAVRGGTHRRDDEAPVPTARIDHDPPPEQQPHTGSRATTAAHGPDTAQDPQHAQTQLSGTTPTPPPDPDLQRRLEATAKATALTVKVMGFKCARAHPSDPRSAFCTVCGMPVDQTQPLIEVVRPPLGMLILDDGMTYVLAADAVIGRDPEHSDAAQRGLVPLRVDDSSGGMSRAHAEIHLLNWDVTVVDRGSTNGTRTRLPGYRDWIRLAPNQSMVLVPGTEVMLGNRVLRFEHAAPPPFGR; encoded by the coding sequence ATGGATCGGCAGGTCGAGGTGGTCTTCGGTACTCATGCGGTGGCGCGGGTCGCGGGGGCGGTCGTAATTGTCGGGCATCGCGGGCAGGACAGGCCGACACCGGATTCGCCTGCCGCGCTGGCGTTGGAATCGCTGGCCGAATTGGTTCGCGAGGCGACCGAGCACGAGCCCAACGGGCCGGGGGCGCTGGTGGCGCGGCAGGCCACGCGATGGCTGATGAAGCACGCCGAGCAGATCAGTCCAGGCGAGCCGATCGACTTCGGCATTCTCTCCGCCGCGGAAAACGGTGGGGTGGCGATATTTCTGCACGGTGCGGTGACGGCGGTGCTGGCCGGGGACGGAACGATCGAGCGTTATCGGGGCAGTGACGCGGCGTTCACCGTCGACCGGGTGGCGGGTGTGCCGCCGCGTGCGGTCGCGTTGTTCGTCGATGACGCGAAGGGGCGCATCCCCGAACTGCCCGTGCAGCGCGGCATCGGCTGGCTGGTCGAAGGCATCGTGCAGGCAGGCGGTGCGATCGTCTGGTCCGACGGCGCGCGCACCTGGGCGCCTGCGGGCGTGGCCGTACGCGGCGGGACGCACCGGCGCGACGATGAGGCGCCGGTGCCGACCGCGCGCATCGACCACGATCCGCCGCCGGAACAGCAGCCGCACACCGGAAGTCGGGCCACGACCGCCGCGCACGGTCCGGACACGGCGCAGGATCCGCAGCACGCGCAGACCCAATTGAGCGGCACCACCCCGACACCGCCGCCGGACCCGGACCTGCAGCGCCGGTTGGAAGCGACGGCGAAGGCCACGGCGCTCACCGTCAAGGTGATGGGATTCAAGTGCGCCCGAGCGCATCCCAGCGATCCGCGCTCGGCCTTCTGCACGGTATGCGGCATGCCGGTGGACCAGACTCAGCCGCTGATCGAGGTGGTCCGCCCACCGCTCGGCATGCTGATCCTCGACGACGGCATGACCTACGTCCTCGCCGCGGACGCCGTGATCGGCCGCGACCCAGAACATTCCGATGCCGCGCAGCGCGGTCTCGTCCCGCTGCGGGTGGACGACTCTTCCGGCGGCATGTCCCGGGCCCACGCCGAGATCCACCTGTTGAATTGGGATGTGACAGTGGTGGATCGGGGCTCGACCAACGGCACCCGTACCCGGCTGCCCGGCTACCGCGACTGGATTCGCCTGGCCCCCAACCAATCCATGGTGCTGGTCCCGGGCACCGAGGTGATGCTCGGCAATCGCGTGCTCCGCTTCGAGCACGCGGCCCCGCCACCGTTCGGCCGCTGA
- a CDS encoding metallopeptidase, with translation MPKARATAIITAALIVVLLVAGCTRMVDGRAVSIYDDPFKVAGLPTTSGPSGPRDGVQDSSLTAINGDGGPEDTLALNAVDDIQTYWRSEFGKEFQSADFQPVDKLVSWSAEAPRSESLEFCKETTFHLVNAAYCRLDNSIGWDRSVLLPAMSKTFGKMAVVMVLAHEYGHAVQTMAKLVGSKDPVIVKEQQADCFAGAFMRSVAEGKSKHFTINTSDGLNTVLAATVAIRDSDPDDPESVHGSAFERVTAVQVGFTDGPKGCKGIDIDEVNQRRGNLPKDFTGDPGRGEYAISKENLIELSKALAALLPTKPLPTYDYSGAKIACRSGAGTEPVSYCPDKNTIGTDIPALAQRGASNWDVDDPLPLKVTGDYNGYVVFISRYTLAVQQNHGQQLLGPKAGLRAACLSGVVTGKLATPNRPASQGDIGLAAGDLDEAVSGLLTDGLAASDAEGQTVPSGFARVDAFRAGVLHGENTCMSRYS, from the coding sequence TTGCCGAAAGCCCGTGCGACGGCGATCATTACCGCCGCGCTGATCGTTGTGCTGCTGGTCGCGGGCTGTACCCGAATGGTGGACGGCCGGGCCGTCTCGATCTACGACGACCCGTTCAAGGTGGCGGGCCTGCCCACCACCAGCGGGCCCAGCGGACCGCGCGACGGTGTCCAGGACAGTTCGCTCACCGCCATCAATGGGGACGGCGGCCCCGAGGACACCTTGGCGCTCAACGCCGTCGACGACATCCAAACCTATTGGCGCAGCGAATTCGGCAAGGAATTCCAGAGCGCCGATTTCCAGCCGGTCGACAAACTCGTCTCCTGGAGTGCCGAGGCGCCGCGCAGCGAGTCACTCGAATTCTGCAAGGAGACCACCTTTCACCTGGTGAACGCCGCCTACTGCCGATTGGACAACTCCATCGGCTGGGACAGGTCCGTGCTGCTGCCCGCCATGTCGAAAACCTTCGGCAAAATGGCGGTGGTCATGGTGCTCGCGCACGAATACGGGCACGCGGTGCAGACCATGGCCAAGCTCGTCGGCAGCAAGGATCCGGTGATCGTCAAGGAGCAGCAGGCCGATTGCTTCGCCGGCGCGTTCATGCGCTCGGTCGCCGAGGGTAAATCCAAGCACTTCACCATCAACACCTCCGACGGCCTCAATACCGTCCTCGCCGCCACGGTGGCCATCCGCGATTCCGACCCCGACGATCCGGAAAGCGTGCACGGCTCCGCCTTCGAGCGGGTCACCGCGGTGCAGGTCGGCTTCACCGACGGCCCGAAGGGTTGCAAGGGCATTGATATCGATGAGGTCAATCAGCGGCGCGGCAATCTGCCGAAGGACTTCACCGGCGACCCCGGACGCGGCGAGTACGCGATCAGCAAGGAAAACCTGATCGAGCTCAGCAAGGCCCTCGCCGCCCTGCTGCCCACCAAGCCGTTGCCGACCTACGACTACTCCGGCGCCAAGATCGCCTGCCGCAGCGGCGCCGGCACCGAGCCGGTCAGTTATTGCCCCGACAAGAACACCATTGGCACCGACATTCCCGCCCTCGCCCAGCGCGGCGCCTCCAACTGGGACGTCGACGATCCGCTGCCATTGAAGGTGACCGGCGATTACAACGGCTATGTCGTCTTCATTTCCCGCTACACCCTCGCGGTGCAGCAGAACCACGGCCAGCAACTCCTCGGACCCAAGGCCGGACTGCGGGCGGCCTGCCTGTCCGGCGTGGTCACCGGCAAGCTCGCAACGCCGAACCGGCCCGCCTCGCAAGGCGATATCGGTCTTGCCGCAGGCGATCTCGACGAGGCGGTGTCCGGGTTGCTCACCGACGGACTGGCGGCCAGCGACGCGGAGGGCCAGACCGTCCCGAGCGGCTTCGCCAGGGTGGACGCGTTCCGGGCTGGCGTATTGCACGGCGAGAACACCTGCATGTCGCGGTATTCCTGA